The sequence CTACAAGCATTTGTTTATAATTTTAAAATTTCTTTAAGGCGTACCTCGTATATACGCAAACCGTTAGTGGCAAGGCTATGACGACACAACCCGACAGACAAAATCGGGTTCTTTTTGAAATTTTGTATTTAAGTAATTGCTTAAATAAACAAATTGACTACCTTTGCCTTATGGACAATATTTCTTGCATACGACAACAAGCGGACATTAAACAAATAAACCGCTGTAAAGACAGAGTTTCAGAACTCAACGGCTCGTTTGACTATTTATCGAACGGACTTGAATTGGCGGGCAACAACGTAAGACTGAAAATTCTGTTTCTACTTTATGAAGAAAAACGGCTTTGTGTCTGCGACATAAGTGATATTCTCGGTATGACAATTTCGGCAATTTCTCAACATTTACGAAAACTCAAAGACCGAAAACTAATTGAAACCGAACGAGAAGCACAAACCATTTTTTACTCATTGACAAAAGAGTATGAAAAAATGTTGAAACCGTTTTTTAAAATACTTGACGAAAACAAAATTTTGGAAACAATATGAAAACCGACAACAAACTAATCGGAGCAGGACTTTTAACAGCTATTGCAGCTTCATTATGTTGCATTACACCAGTCTTGGCTTTAATAGCAGGTACAAGCGGACTTGCATCAACCTTTTCTTGGCTTGAACCATTCAGACCTTATTTTATCGGCTTGACAATTTTGGTGCTTGGCTTTGCTTGGTATCAAAAGTTGAAACCTAAAAAACAAATTGACTGCAACTGCGAAACGGAAGAAAAACCAAAATTCATTCAGACAAAAATGTTTTTAGGAATTGTAACAGCTTTTGCAATTGTTATGCTCGCCTTTCCATACTATTCAAGCATTTTCTACCCAAAGACAGAAAAGCAAATCATTGTAGTTGACAAATCCAACATTCAAAAATAGAGTTTACAATTAGCGGAATGACTTGTGCAAGTTGTGAAGAACACGTAAATAACGAAGTGAATAAATTAACGGGAATAATAAATTCAAACACATCTTACGAAAACAGAAACGCTATTGTAGAGTTTGACAATTCCAAAACGAACATCACGGAAATTGAAAAAGCAATTAACTCAACAGGATATTCTGTAACCAACAAAAAAGAAAATTAAAATGGAAGTCATTTTACAATCAACAATCACTTGCCCAAACTGCGGACACAAAAAAGAAGAAACAATGCCGACAGATGCTTGTCAATATTTTTACGAATGTGAAAATTGCAAAACTGTTTTAAAACCCAAACAAGGCGACTGTTGCGTATATTGCAGTTACGGAAGTGTTGCTTGTCCACCAATTCAGCAAGACAAAAAATGTTGCTAACGGACAGGAAACAAAGAAGCCCAGCCACTAACAGCGGTTTGGCAAAATGGCGGGTTCAGTGCTAAATTGAACATTCGGAATTCTAATGAACTTTTGTGCTAAACTGAACATTTGTGCTTTTAAATCCGCCACTTCGCCAAGCCGCAAAACGTCAAACTGTCTAAAAACTACCCACACATTTTTGTTGAATAGTAACTTCATTTTATAGGTTATGAATTGCAATTTTATGTATGCAATACATACAAGGAACAAACCGAACCCAAGCCGTATTGTTTACCGAAAGTTTAGATCAGATTGTCAGCGCTGATAATGAAGTGCGCCTGATAGATTTGTTTGCCGAAAGCATCAAGATTGAAGAGTATGGTTTTGTAATTAAACTAAACACAGAAGGTCGCCCGGCATACAATCCCAAAGATTTGCTTAAACTTTTTATTTACGGCTACCTCAACAGCATACGATCATCGCGCGTGCTGGAGAAAGAATGCAAACGTAATGTGGAAGTGATGTGGCTGATGAAACAACTTGTGCCCGACCACAACACCATCAGCAACTTCAGACGCGACAATGAAAAAGCCATTCGAAAAGTGTTTCGCTATACGGTAAGCATTGCCAAACAATTTGAATTGATAGGTGGTAAACTTATAGCAGGCGACAGTACAAAACTTCGCGCACAAAACAGCAAGAAGAATAATTTCAATCAAAAGAAAATTGATCTGCACCTGGAGTACATCGAAAACAAGCTTTCCGAATAAACAGAGCGCTGGCCCGAAGCTGATAAGGATGATGACCAATACAAAAGGAGAATAAAAAGTAATTAATCAGCAAATTGCTAAACACGAAAACCGAAAAGCGTTTTACAACGGTTTATCGCAGCAGTTAGAACAAAGTGGTGAAGTTCAGATTTCGACCAGCGATCCCGATAGCCGTCAACTCATTACACGTAACAACATTACCGAAGTAGCATACAATGTTCAAACAACGGTGGATGAGAAAAACAAACTCATCATCGATTACAAAGTAACCAACAACAACGACAGCAAGGCCATGAGTGGTATGCTTCGCAGAGCCAAAACTATTTTGGATAGCAATGAATTTGCTGCTCTATACGATAAAGGTTATCACACCGGCAGCGAACTCAAAGCTGCTCACCTTATGGGTATAGAAATGTTGGTAGCCATTCCCGATATTTCATCAGCATCGATGGCGCCTGATCCGGCATATAATGTTTCTGAATTTATTTATAAAGATAACCATACCTATACGTGTCCACAGCAACACACACTTACCACCAACGGCAACTGGTATAAAAAAGACCGCAATGCACCCGGCCGCAAACACACTGCTCCTGTGCTGATGCAACAATTTAAAACCACAGCATGCAAGCAATGTCCGGTATTAAATAATGCACAAAAAATACAGGGGGCAGAGGCCGTGTAATTGAAAGAAGTCAATTTCAACATTACGTGGATCATAATAAAATTAACATTCAAAACAATGAAAATTTATATAGCAAACGACAACAATTAGTAGAACATCCATACGGAATAATTAAACGCCAATGGGGTTTTTATTACATCACTACCAAGCGGGAATTAAACGGGCCAGTTCTGATGTTGGACTGATGCTCATCGCATTTAATTTACGCAGGTTATTCAATATTATAGATAAGAAAGAATTGTTCAGTTACCTGATGAAGAAACTCATTTTGTTATTTGCACTTCTCCAAACACATTTAGCTTCAATATGCCAAATTATTTTTTTTCAACACAGAAATTATTCTTATAAAAGCATCTCTGTAAACCGCTTCAATCACTTTCAATAAGTTTTTAAAAGCGAGAATTATTATCTTTAAAAAAGAATGGAGGTTTTTAGACGGACTGACGTTATCGGCAAGGCTTGGTGACACTGCTAACTTTGAACTGAATGCATAAAACCAAACTTTTTCATTTACCATGACAAACAAATAATGATTAGAAAGATTCAACTCATAAAACAATTCGGAGTTTTCAAGGACTACAAGTGGGACACCACAGACGGCATAAAAGACTTCAAGGAGAAGAATGTAATTTATGGCTGGAACTATTCAGGCAAGACAACAATCTCAAGAATATTTTCTTCGCTGGGACAAACAAATTCACGAAAAATATAAAAGTGGTGAGTTTAAGATTGTTTATGATGATGACAAGAAAGAACTTACACAGGCTGACTTAACAACATTTGGATATGGAGTGCAAGTATTCAATTCAGAGTTTATCAAGCAAAATTAAAGTGGGATACGAATGAAAGTTTGGATGCAATTTCCTTTGATGTTGGACAGAATGTAGGAATCAGAGAAGAGATTGAAAAAATGAAGACCGAATAAATTCCATTGAGGGACAGAAACTATTATTGGAAAAGGCAACCCACCAACCTGCCATAGACGAGTTTAACAACTTTGAAGGATGGAAGTATACCAATGAGGCACGGACAATAAAGATTGATGCTTTTAACAGCTTAATAGAGTTCAACAAAGGACACTTAAAAGGAATAAAAACACAAGTTGAAAATAACCTTGCAGCATACATCATTGTAGATGCGAAACATCTTAGCAGAAATCAAAAGACTGCACTTGCAAGCAACGACAAAACGAAATTGATAAAAATAGTTTTTACGCAAAGCGTAAAACTATTTATGATAGCGTTGAGGCTATTCTAAAAGCAGAGCCACCTAAACAGAAGTCATTGAAGTTTTAGAAAACAACAATGATATTTATAAGTGGGCAAAAAGAAGGGCTTGAATTGCATACCCACGATAACAAAGAAGATTGTTCCTTTGCGGAAATAAAATTACAAAAGACAGATATAATTTACTTAACAATTACTTTTCAAATGCTTCTGCCAAACTTCGTTCTGAAATAGAAAATTGCAAGCTGTTACTAACAAACGAATCAACGGCACTTGACAACTTAAACATACCGAAAAGTAAAAATGACTTTACTGATAAATGCCACAACGAATTTGAAAAACAAGTTGAGAAATGGAAGGAAATAAAAAAAGCATATAAGAAATTTCTAAAGAGCCTTTCAGACGAATTAGATAGAAAAGAGAACGGAAATATTTTTAATTCTCTCACAGTAATTGAATATGATTTGGTTTCTGTAGACGGTGTTAGTAATTGGATTGTTGACACTCAAA is a genomic window of Bacteroidota bacterium containing:
- a CDS encoding winged helix-turn-helix transcriptional regulator — its product is MDNISCIRQQADIKQINRCKDRVSELNGSFDYLSNGLELAGNNVRLKILFLLYEEKRLCVCDISDILGMTISAISQHLRKLKDRKLIETEREAQTIFYSLTKEYEKMLKPFFKILDENKILETI
- a CDS encoding AAA family ATPase, whose amino-acid sequence is MFLCGNKITKDRYNLLNNYFSNASAKLRSEIENCKLLLTNESTALDNLNIPKSKNDFTDKCHNEFEKQVEKWKEIKKAYKKFLKSLSDELDRKENGNIFNSLTVIEYDLVSVDGVSNWIVDTQKIIDTHNAFVKNFNEEQNTAREKLKKHLVADFLDREIYADKENAKNYSVECLRKYDCLIAKIKIKDNELLAKLKDVVAGKKNLINLLRHF
- a CDS encoding AAA family ATPase; translation: MIRKIQLIKQFGVFKDYKWDTTDGIKDFKEKNVIYGWNYSGKTTISRIFSSLGQTNSRKI
- a CDS encoding transposase, which translates into the protein MQYIQGTNRTQAVLFTESLDQIVSADNEVRLIDLFAESIKIEEYGFVIKLNTEGRPAYNPKDLLKLFIYGYLNSIRSSRVLEKECKRNVEVMWLMKQLVPDHNTISNFRRDNEKAIRKVFRYTVSIAKQFELIGGKLIAGDSTKLRAQNSKKNNFNQKKIDLHLEYIENKLSE